The DNA region CCTTAAACTCGACGTGCTGTACGCCCCTCCCCTACCAGCGAGAAAGGGCCATACAAAGTGGAGGATAGCAACACCCGCCAAGACGATGAGGATGACCAGAGGCGTCATGATATTTTCCTCGCCACTACGCCGGCCTCGGTTACCCTCACTATCTCGACGACGTCGCCCGGAGAACAGCCCTCGCAGACAACTCTCCAGTACGCGCCCTCCAGCTTTATCATCGCCCATGATCCATCGGACTCCACCACAACCCCCCTCTTCCCCACGACTGAGGCTGAGGGCGTCGGCCTTTTCCTAAAATCACGCGCTGATTTCAGCCCGACCACTAGGATTAGGAGATACAGTGCAATAAACGACCCCCCAAGGGGGTAGCCTATTAACGCGGGTATGCGGCCGGCTACTGTGAGCACAAGTATGACCGCCCCAAGCAATCCCAGCGTGGCTGAAGAAATAGCAATATCCACATATATGTATGGTGAGGGGTTTATAATGTACGCCCCGCGGAGGGGGCGTTTTCACAGCCGCCCACACGGCGACTCGACACCCCACGCCAGGGGCGTGTTCAATTGTAGCGTACTATTATATAAATCCTCCGCAAAATATAAAATAAGGGTATTTGTAGAGAGCGTGCTTGACGATGTCAAGGTGAAAATATTGAAGAGGATAGCGTCAACTGGGTATACCACAGTGTCTGAGGTAGTAAAAGAAATGGGGCTTACCTGGGGGGCTGCGCAGTGGCACCTCTTCTGGCTTGAGAATAACGGATATATAAAATCTGTTAAGATCCACACCACGACTATATATGTGCTCAACTGTGCCAATGTATTGAGAAAACTTGAAAATTTTGAAAATAATAGAAGAAAAGAGGCTCAAAAAACTACAGACCGGGAATAGCCTACTCCGGTGGCAGTGCCCTAGTCGCGACAGGGTCTTGTTGTGAGAGGATACGGGGCGTTTGGAAATTTGGCGGGACTAGCAGGTGCCTATCTTACCTGGAGTTTCGGAGAGGACGTAGGGCGTACCAGGCATTAGCAACTTCTTGCCGTGGCACTCCATTTCAACAATAGCCCTTCTCAAACGCCAGTGCTCCTGGGCTGCCACCTCTTCTAGGGTCTTCACAATTGCCATTGGCGGCTTTCCTTTTTCCCTCGCCCTTCTGACAAGCTCCTCTGCGGGTAATTCAGACACAGTCTTAAAGACCTCTTGGGCAAGCGGCTTTATCACATCTGGCTTCTCCCATACCTGGGACATGGCGTCTTTCCACTTCTCTGCTAGTTCTGGTCGTCCGATAATTTGGAAAAACGCCTCTATTTCAGGCCATATCACAGTCGCTATTGCTACAAAACGGTCTTTTGCCTTGGCCGTTGTGTAGGTCACGTAGAGATTCGCGTCGATTGTCGGAGACCTCCTCCTATTGGCGTTTAGAACAAACGCCGCCCCTATCTGATAGGGGTGGACTACTGAGAGCACCTCGTTTGTGGCCACATCTACAACCCCGCCTCTACCGGT from Pyrobaculum arsenaticum DSM 13514 includes:
- a CDS encoding NfeD family protein translates to MDIAISSATLGLLGAVILVLTVAGRIPALIGYPLGGSFIALYLLILVVGLKSARDFRKRPTPSASVVGKRGVVVESDGSWAMIKLEGAYWRVVCEGCSPGDVVEIVRVTEAGVVARKIS
- a CDS encoding winged helix-turn-helix domain-containing protein, translated to MLDDVKVKILKRIASTGYTTVSEVVKEMGLTWGAAQWHLFWLENNGYIKSVKIHTTTIYVLNCANVLRKLENFENNRRKEAQKTTDRE